The Panicum hallii strain FIL2 chromosome 9, PHallii_v3.1, whole genome shotgun sequence genome has a window encoding:
- the LOC112875286 gene encoding uncharacterized protein LOC112875286 has product MGGWSWLCCGRSNAGCAAVQLPEPFHLPAPLPEWPQGGSFAKGTICIGELDVVNITKFRSIWSCSGASFYEPEGVPDGFHCLGHYAQQNNRPLQGFLIVAREVASHQQINSKPALEKPLDYSLVWTNANLNEDENSDCGCFWLPSPPNGYKALGYVVTKGPKKPSLEAVRCVRDDLTDTCEHVRSIVNIENACQIWKTRPCHRGVKGHGIPVGTFSCETDSTDSKKSRVPCLKNFDSNLRAMPNLEQINALIKHYGPTVFFHPQETYLPSSVSWFFENGATLHKKDIKMGDAILPGGSNLPAGGTNDGEYWIDLPDDDRKEHVKVGNLKSAELYAHVKPAHGGTFTDIAMWVFCPFNGPATIKVGFASFALQKVGRHIGDWEHYTLRVSNFSGELSSIYFSQHSGGEWVDACDLEFISSNKAIVYSSRNGHASYPHPGCYLMGSEKLGVGVRNDVARSNFSVDSSMHYKIISAGHLGGVVVEPCWLQYMREWGPTITYNSRSEIDTVLSFLPFFLRFTAEAIFNSLPGELYEEEGPTGPKEKNNWEGDERS; this is encoded by the exons ATGGGCGGGTGGAGCTGGCTCTGCTGCGGCCGATCCAACGCCGGATGCGCCGCCGTCCAGCTCCCCGAGCCGTTCCACCTGCCGGCGCCCTTGCCCGAGTGGCCTCAAG GAGGGAGTTTCGCTAAGGGCACAATATGCATAGGAGAGCTTGATGTTGTGAATATTACCAAGTTCCGGAGTATATGGAGCTGCTCAGGAGCTTCATTTTATGAGCCAGAAGGAGTTCCTGATGGTTTCCACTGTCTTGGGCACTATGCCCAACAGAATAACCGCCCCTTACAGGGATTTCTTATTGTGGCAAGGGAAGTGGCTAGTCACCAGCAGATTAATAGCAAGCCCGCCCTTGAGAAACCATTAGATTACTCCCTTGTTTGGACCAATGCTAACTTAAATGAAGATGAGAACAGCGATTGTGGTTGCTTCTGGTTGCCATCTCCACCAAATGGGTATAAAGCCCTTGGCTATGTGGTTACTAAAGGACCAAAGAAGCCCTCACTGGAGGCAGTTCGATGTGTGCGAGATGACCTAACAGACACATGTGAACATGTTCGTTCAATTGTAAATATCGAAAATGCATGCCAAATTTGGAAGACAAGGCCTTGCCACCGAGGGGTGAAAGGACATGGTATACCAGTTGGCACATTCTCCTGTGAAACTGATTCAACAGACAGTAAGAAATCGAGAGTTCCCTGCTTGAAAAACTTCGACTCAAATTTGAGAGCCATGCCTAATTTGGAGCAGATCAATGCTCTGATCAAGCACTATGGCCCAACTGTTTTCTTCCACCCACAAGAGACCTACTTACCATCATCAGTTTCTTGGTTCTTTGAGAATGGAGCTACACTGCACAAGAAAGATATAAAAATGGGAGATGCCATACTCCCTGGTGGCTCGAACCTGCCTGCTGGTGGAACAAATGATGGTGAGTATTGGATTGATCTCCCTGATGATGATAGGAAAGAACATGTCAAAGTTGGCAATCTGAAGAGTGCTGAGCTATATGCTCATGTGAAGCCAGCTCATGGAGGGACCTTCACTGACATTGCAATGTGGGTATTCTGCCCATTCAACGGGCCCGCAACGATCAAGGTTGGGTTTGCAAGCTTCGCTCTACAGAAAGTTGGTAGGCATATTGGAGACTGGGAGCATTACACCCTCCGAGTGAGTAACTTCTCAGGTGAGCTGTCATCTATCTACTTCTCGCAGCACAGCGGGGGTGAATGGGTAGATGCTTGCGATTTGGAATTCATCTCAAGCAACAAAGCAATTGTGTACTCGTCCAGGAATGGACATGCAAGCTACCCCCACCCAGGCTGTTATCTGATGGGGTCTGAGAAGCTTGGTGTCGGAGTAAGAAACGATGTGGCTCGAAGTAATTTTTCAGTTGATTCAAGCATGCACTATAAAATCATCTCTGCAGGACATCTGGGAGGTGTTGTTGTGGAACCATGCTGGCTGCAGTACATGAGGGAGTGGGGCCCGACCATAACATACAACTCACGTTCTGAGATAGACACGGTGCTTAGCTTCTTGCCGTTCTTTCTCCGGTTCACAGCGGAAGCAATATTCAACAGCCTTCCGGGAGAATTGTACGAGGAGGAAGGTCCTACAGGACCCAAGGAGAAGAACAACTGGGAAGGGGATGAGAGATCCTAG